AGCTACAGCCTTACGCTTTTCTGTCAGAGCCCCGGCCTTGCTTTTCAAATTCTTTTCCAATTCATCTGTTTGCTTTTGGGCTTTCAGGAACAGGGCTTTATATTCATCCTGATTAACTAATTTCTCTTCCAGTTCTTTGTAATACCCGATAATTCCGGACAGGTCCCGGCTGTATTTTCTTTTGATATTTTCCAGTTCTTCCAGACGGGTTTCTATCTGCAGAATGCTTTGTTCGTCTATATCCTGGAATTTTTTTTCGATTTTGGCCAGTTGCCAGGAAAAATCCTCGGCTTGCTGCAAATGCTCATTCAGTTTTTGCGAGAAAGCCTGCATTTCAGGCGCGGCAGCCTGAACAGTTCCCACTTCATGTAACGCCTTCTTCAGCAGAGAATAGGAATCTTCCAGGTTTTCTTTTATTTTATTAAATCTTTCACTCAATTCCAGCGCATTCTTATGGAATTTTAATTGTTCGAACAATTCGTTGTCTTCGTTAACTCGCGGATTGATCTTTTTTATTTCCTCAATTTTAAATTTATAAAAATCCAGGTCTGAGTCGGAAATAATAGATCCCCTGTACTTCTTCAGCTGCTCATTCTGCTGTTGATAATCAGCGTATAAAAGCCTGTATTCCTTAAGTGCGGCGAGCTCCTTTTCATCCATGAATTTTTCCAGAATAGTCAGCTGATTGCCGCGCAGCAAATCGAAGTTGTTTTGCGAATGCACGTCCAGAAGTTCAGGAAACATAGCCTTAACTTTTTTCTGGCTCATGATCTCGTTATTAACTTTAAAAGTAATCTTGTCGGCTATATCTATAAAAAGTTTAATATCAGCCCTGGGATGTTTCGGATCGGAAAGGTACAGTTCTATCTGCGCTTTATCGGCAGCTTTGCCGATCACATCCGGCCCAGGCTGAAAACCCAGGGGAATGGATAGAATATTCACAAGCAGGCTTTTGCCAACGCCCGATTCACCGATAATAATATTTAATCCCGGTCCGAATTCCAGCACGGCGTTTTCAATAAACAAATAATTCCTGATGATTAATTTTTTAAGCATGCGAAAAATTAAATCTTGCCGCTCCAGTTCAGTTTGTTCCTAAGACCGTCTATAAAACTCTGACGGCTGAAACGCACAAACCTTACTTCTCTTTTGGAAAAACTTACCTGGATTTTTTCCTCTTTCACATTGCAGGTTTCCCGACCGTCAATCATGGCGTAAATGTCCGGGCCTTTGGGCCTGATGGTGATCACGTCCCCGGCAGATACTACCAGCGACCTGACTGTGAGCGCGTGCGAACATATAGGAGTAATGGTAATCACTTCCGTGTCCGGAAAAATTATCGGCCCGCCCGCGGACAGATTATAGGCCGTGGAACCCGTGGGTGTAGAAACAATCAACCCGTCGGCTTTATAATTGGTCAGGTACATATCATTCAAATATACTTCCAGTTCCATCATCTTGATATGGCTGCTTTTCAGGGCCAGTTCATTTAAAGCGTAAGAGGTTTGTTTTTCCATTTTTATTTTTAAAAAGTTGCGTTTATCAGTGGAAAATTCTCCGCTAAAAAATTTCTTCAGCGCCTCGCCCAGCTGCTCCAGAGCTATTTCCGAGAGAAATCCCAGATAGCCTTTGCTGATGCCCAGAACAAACAAATTATTTCTGGCCGCGACCAGCGATCCTCGCAAAATTGTGCCGACGCCTCCCAGGGTCAGCAATACCTTGCAACCTTTCAGAACTTTTTCCTCGTCTTCTTTATAAAAAACCATATCCAGACCGGCTTTACCCAGAATGCCGCTAATTTTCCTGATTTCAGGCGCGAATTTTTTCTGATTTTCAGGAGAAACAAATAAGGCTACTTTATTGCGTTTCATGGTAAAAAACCTCCGCTCTGCCCCAGGAAAACAAAAATTTTTCAGACCCCAGAAGCCGGAAATGTTTGTCGTCTACAGGCTGCGACAAAGTGAGTACGATACTGCCCTTTTTTAATTCGCTTATCATTTTCGCAGTGATCTCATTTCTCATTTTCTTGTTAAATGTTGTCCAGGCTAGAAAAATTATACCATAAGCAGCCAGCGAATAATCAAAAAAATTACCGGACTCGATAACTGTTTTTTCGGACTTCAAGGCTTTATTGATAAACATGGCTTTGCGCACAAATTTTTCATTCATTTCTATACCGGCAGCCGGAAGCTTGAAATATAATGACATCAAAAAAACTGTTCGGAAGTCGCCGCTGCCCAGATCGCAAAACGACTGCGTATAAGAGTTTGAAGAATTAAATTTGCGCAGACTGTTATAAATATGGAACATGGTAAACAAAGGTGTGAAGCCGAAAATTTTATTGGTTTTGGCTTTTTTGTCCGCGAAATAGTAAGGCGAAAAAAAGAAATATTCGCACTGAAAGTATAAATAAAACCTCCAGAGACGAGGACGCTGCAAAACGAATAACGCTTCTCGGAGCAAAATATAGATTTGCAGGAAAACGTGGTAGATGAGCATATGGGTATATCTTATAACGGAGAGAGTGGCGGAGCAAGACCTCACCCCTGACCCCTCCGTCCGCCTACGTACACTTCGGCGCGACACCTCCCCTTTTAAAGGGGAGGAAACCAGGGCTTCTTTTGGGGAAAATCCATTTTCACTTTTTGAATGGCGCAAAAATGGGAAAGATTTGCATTATTCACAGACAATTCTACTTTGTTCCAGCAATGCGTTTTAATAAATTCAAAATTCTACGGTGCAATTTCTCAAAAAAGATGACGATATTTTATAAGGAAAATAATGCTAAAAAACAAAATAATCACCTGTAATCCGAGAATATTTGTTCCGCCGTTCCTTAAAAAGCAACTGGACAGCCTGGGAAAAGGCCAGAATATATTCGACAGCAACACCAGAGAAGAGATCATCAATGACCTGCTGTTTATTAAATCGACCTGTCCGGAAAACTGGCCCGGCTACGTGCGGCTTATCATTGCGGCGATCGGACAAAACAAAGAATGGGACAGAGAAAGCCCGGGCAACAAGTACGCCCTGAAATCCATACTGGTCTGTCTGCTTAACCTGCGCTCCGATAATCTGAACAATGTAGCCGACAGGTTGAAACGGGACTTCAACAGACTGAACTTTGAGCCGGAAACAGTGCCGATAATATACGAAGCACATCTTGTAAGAGAATTAATCGAAGCGGTTAAGCAAAAAGACCTGAGCGAAGTCCGGAAATTGATGCGACAGGGAGCTGATATAAACTGCGGCATAATAAAATTCTATACAGCGCTGGGCTGGGCTATTGTTGACGGATCGGAACTGATCGCCCGCGAGTTCATCAGCAACAAAAATCTTGATGTCAATGCCTTTGTTCGCGGACATCAGACCGCTTTGACCGTAGCCATAACACATCATCGCCCCGGCATTATAAATATGCTGCTGGAACATCCTGATATAGACGTGAACAGCGAAGAACCGGACGGTTCCACTGCTCTGGCCTGGGCCTGCTTTAAGGAAGAAAAGAACCTGGTCAGAAGACTGCTGGAGTTTGATGAACTGAAAATAAATGTAAAGATGGCAAAGAACGCTACCCTGCTGGTCTGGGCCGCGGGGTTTGAAGATACGGCAGATATAGCAACCAAAGTTCTTAAGCTTAACAGGATAGATGTAAACGCAGCGGATGAAGACGGACAAACCGCTATAATCAAATCCACCTATATGGGCAATACCGAGGTTGCCAGGGCCATTCTGAATGCTCCTGGAATAGATCTAAGCATTCGCGACAACAGCGGTTATACGGCCATGGATTACGCGGCCTCGAAACCTGATATAAAGAGGATGCTGGAGAATTATGCAAAAAAATAAGATCATCGGCTGTATAGCCGCTATAAAACCATCGGAGTTCCTGCTGGGAAAATTTGAACTTTTAAAAACCGGCAGGAATATTTTTGCCGCCAGGGACACCTGGGAAACCCTTAACGAACTGCTGAGACTTAAAGCCGGACAGGGAGGGCTGCGGAAATTGTTCGGCTCTATTAAAATTAAGAATCCCGATTTATCCCTGGAATTTTTGACTCCGGATAAAAAGCCGGATATAGACACAACTTCGGAACAAACAAAAACAATCAGCAAAGCTAAAGTATCTATCTACAGTTGTCTGACCAATCTTAACGAAAAAAATATAGATATAGTAGCTACCGTACTAAGCCGGGATTTCCATATACTGGGATTTGAAAAACACAGAAGTCCCGCACGTAAGGATTATTTAAGTTTTGACCTTTTTAAGATCGTAAATAATTACAATCCTGATATCTCCGGAACCCATTTATGGGATATTATCTCACAAGGGGCTGATGTAAACACACGGAACGAAAACTTACGCACCCCGTTATTTAACGCTGTTGCCTGCAGTGCCGGAACAGAAGCTTTAAGAATATTGATCTCGGTTGATGATATAAACGTGAATACACGGGACGCATTCGGCAACACAGCCCTGATAATGGCAGTAATAATGAATAAAACGGAATATGTGGCTGAACTTCTGAGGGCTCCCGACATTGATATTTCTATTGAAAACAAGGACGGAAAAACAGCACTGGATATAGCCAGGGAAAAAGATCAGCATTCCATCATCAATCTGCTGACCGGGTTTAAACCGAATAAAGCCGGGACTACGGAACCCATGGTTATGCCTGAAACAACAACGGTCAAGGAACGGGATATCGAAAGAAACAGTGAGCTTCTGGAGACAATAATGTCGTACGATTACGTAAGCGGGGGTGAATTGAAACTGAAAAATCTCATAGCCAGAAAAACCGGTTTGAATTACAGGAACCAATTGAATCGCACGCCTTTGATCATATCCGTTATGGAAAATAAAGTACCGGTTGTAAAAATGCTGCTGAGAAATGACGCTCTTGATCTGAATGTACAGGACTATTTCGGCAATACCGCGTTGCATATGGCCGTGGCTATGAATAAACCGGATATTGTCAGAATGTTATTATCCGAGCCCGGCCTGGACCTGAGCCTAAAAAACAATTCAGGAAAAACAGCGCTGGATATCGCGACTGAAAAAAACAAAAATATTATGCAAGAAATTATCAAATACGGGCAATCGGCTGCCAGTTAGTATATAACGCAAAGCGGGCAAACCCTAAACCCTTACGTCATCCCGGACTTATTATAATACTGTCATCCCGAGCTTATTTATAATACTGTCATCCCGAGCTTATTTATAATACTGTCATCCCGGACTTGATCCGGGATCTGCTATGGGGAATACCGCTGCGCGGCCGGGGGGGAATGCCGCCTCACCCGTCTTCGTCAGCTCGAGGCTGACTACGCCGCGGCAAGCCCCCTGGCCTCCTCTCCATGAATGGAGAGGGGGGAGAAATCCCCCTTCCCCGGCCCTTCCCCAAATTATGGGGAAGGGGGTGAGTTATATCTTTTAAAAATTATTCATACTTGCCAGAGGCGTTTTTCCATTTATCGGCCAGCTTGATAAATTCGGGATATCCATGTTTTTTTATGTACTCAATGGCTTGTTTGTACTTTTTGTACTTATACCCATTTCCGGCGAACCAACTTCCGATAATCGCGCAAGACCCTAATTCGGAACAATCGGCGCAAGTGTCAAAGCTGTGCTCTTTAAAACAGCACAATTTGATCTTGCATTTAGCCTTGCCGATATCTCTACGGCCTGTGTCGAAGCCTATCTTGCAGCCCCCGCAAACCGCCGCTGTAAATGGCTTGCAAGTCTTGCAATACGCACCGCAACAGCCGATATATCTTTTGGGGTTCATCTTTTTTCTCCGCAGCAGCTTTTTGATCATACTCATGCCATATTTTGTTCTGTATCGTAACCGGATTCATACGCATCCGTTTCAGAACAACCGGGACATTTGTTTTTTTCTCTGAGATATCCCAGACATATCGCGCAATTCATACCGCAGGGAGCTATAAGAGCTGGTTTCATATTGTTCCTACCGGATCATTTTTAAAAATTTGACAATTTGTTTTTCGTTGATTTCTTTTTCTGACTTTACTTCTATGATCCTCATGGTTTTTCCGCTTCCCTGAAACAAAGCGATCTTGTCCTTTGACAGACCTTTAATTGAAAAACCTAAATTAACATGATCTTTCAGGGCTACAAAATAATAATTGCCGTCAGCATAAGCAGGAACACCCCACTTCATCTCTTCCTTAGTATCCGGAAATGTTTTGAAAATGATCTCCCGCAATTTATGACAGATCTCTTTTTGAGGGGATTTTTGCTTGTTAATGTATTCATCAACCTTTTTATCTTTCATAATTATCTCCCTTTACAAGCCTGTCTTCATTCTACCGCAAGAAAAATATTTTTTGAATTGAGGATGAGGAATACCGCCTCACCCCCTGGGCCCCCTCTCCATTCATGGAGAGGGGGAATGCAATTGGAAGGATGGAAAATCGGATGCTGGAAGGTTTACAGAATGTATGCGGAATTAAATTTGGAGAACCACATATTTAAGAAAATTGTTGAAAAAAGCTAAGGTATTTTAAGTCTTCTGATGTTCTTTATCAAATCTTTTAAAAGCGATATTTTGTTTATAGAAAAATGCAATTCCCTATGACAATTAGGACACAAAGCTACCGTATTCTCAATAGTATCACTGCCACCATCCGATAACGATTTAATATGATGAACTTCAAGGTAACTAGTATTATCATCTTTAATAAAAGGGCCATTTTTTTTGCATTTCTCACAAATTCCATCGGCATTATTTAAAATCCACGCCTTTATTAAGGGGTCCCTTTTAAAAACGGTTGTATTTTGAGCTACCTTTTCAGGATATTGGACACCTACCGGTTTGCCCGGATGAATATTTTTTATCAGAAAGGATGCACGAGTATTGTAATCATCATTATCCTCTGTCGGCTCGTATTTTGTCGGATCAATATACTTTCTATCTTCAAGTATTTTTTTAATTTTATTAAATACGTTGGAACCGATATTTTTTGCCGGCAGATAACCGCTGATTCTTGGCAGGCATAATGCTTCCATTACGGCAGAAATATTTTGCATCCTAAATTCAATAGAACTCTCAGTCCTATTTTTAAGTATCCCACTTTGTAAATTTCTTCTGATCTCAGCTTTGTTAAAAGGGGCTTTCGATGATTCCTTATTAAGCATAAAAAGATATGCATCTATTGCTGCTGCTAGCTCTTCTTTCGACCAATCTTTATTGACATTTCCTGCCATAATTAAATCCTATTTACTAACACCTTTTATTTGTTTAAGTAAGGCACTTAACCGTTCTTCAATTAATTTTTTATTTCTAATCTCGCATTGCCAGACAACTATCGGATTCCAACCCAACTGGGTTAGTTTAATTATATTCGATTTATCTCGTTCTATATTCGAATTGATTTTTTTGAACCAGAAATCTTTTCTTGTTTCAGGTAATGCTGATTTTTTGCACTCAAAATGCCCATGCCAAAAGCAACCGTGAATAAAAATAGCAGTTTTGTATTTACGAAGTACTATATCAGGACTACCAGGTAAAGATTTATCGTTCAACCGATATCTATAACCATATGAAAAAAGGTATTTTCGAACAACAAGTTCCGGTTTTGTATTTTTACCGGTAATGTGCGACATTATCTCACTACGCTTTATTTTGGAAAATTTATCGGACACTTTGATCGTTTTTTAGATGATATTCTATATGTTTCTTGATATTCGAACACTGTATTTTGCTGAACTTAGGTGGTAGCGCGTTTCCTATTTGTAGCGCAAGATTTGTTTTCGATATTTTATCAACCGGGAACTTATAACGTCTTGGGAATGACTGAATTAAGGCAGCTTCTCGTATAGTAATCGCTCTATGTTCTTCAGGATGAAGAAATCTTCCCTTAGAAGGGTTTAAACAACCGCCGGTTATAGTTGTAGAATAATCATCCCATCTTAAACGACCGTATATATCATTAAATCCTATATTCTTCTTCTTATGGCAATCCAATATATATTTTTTAGGGAGGTCTTTCCTGCTACCGCCATCGAGAGGAATTAATTTTATCATTTCTAATATTTTATCAGTGTGCATTGTCGTTATTTTATGTGCCGGATCATTGCTGCTATGAACCGATTCCAATTTTTCGATAACTTTCCTTACCGTCATCTTGGGATACTTTCTCTTTGCGATATCAATAACACCAAGCCTTGAGCCAACCATCACCAAACGTTTTCTTCTTTGAGCAATGCCATAATCTTTAATATCGACAACATCTAAATCAATTTTATAATCTTTTTTTAATCTTTTTACAATTTTTTGAAATAAACCGTAATCCTTTAATGCCGGAACGTTTTCCATCATTATGGTAAGCGGCTTTAATTCATCGATCAACCGAAAATATTCTTTAACGAGATTATTCCTATCGTCGGAAGCCGGTGTTTTTCTATTTAATCTTCTAACCGAAGAAAAACCCTGACATGGTGGGCATCCGGCTAACAAATGTAACGGTTGTCCTTTAAGTAAATCAACCATTTTTTGAGAATTAAATGATCTGATATCTTCTTGAAAAATATTAGTTTTTTTGTGATTTAACTTGTATGTTTCTACCGCAGCCGGGGCTATCTCAATAGCAGCGATAACATTAAATCCTGCTTTGTGCATTCCAACAGATAAACCGCCACAACCGGAGAATAAGTCTATTGCATTAAGATTTAAATTTTCACTCATAGATTTTTTATTCTATCATCGGTTGGATTCCGTCTTTTTAATATGTCTAAATATATCTCCCATTGTTTGATTGATCTTCTTAATAATAAATCCCAACTAAGCGCATACAATCCTTTCCTTTCCAGTTCATCTATTTTTTCAATATTTGCTGGGGATATTTTTGTATTATCAGCTATGAGATATCCATTTACTGAATTAAATCGCAAGCCACTATTTGCTTTTAATGCGGTTTTAATATCCAATACATAATCATTAAATCTGTTTATATGGTCTCTATCTATTTCAAGACCAGGTCTCATAAATTCAATAATTAGAAGTTGAGTGCCACTGGATAATACAAGGTCAACACGACCACTGTACAAATTTTCTGGGTTAAAATTAGTTTCTCCTGCTTTTTTGACAATATTTTCGATGCTTTTTTCTTTTTCAAATTTCTCCCATTCAGGGCTAATTATCCAAGGCTTTTCATATAAATAATCTCTCAGTTTATTCTCAAGTTCCCTGCCTTGTATCAATTTTTTTAGTTCTATGATAGCGCTAATTTTAGTTTTGATAGCCTCTGCCATATTAAGCGCTGTTAGAACATCAGATTCTAACAGTAAACCGATAAACATATCCGAATTAATATCGTCTGCTTCTGAAATCGAATGAATTAGTTCCCTTAATCGCCCAGTTTCCCAAGCCGTAATTACAGAACCTGACAGCTCGTTGAGTTGGTTTACGGAAATAGCAGATATTCCAGCTAATTTAGTGAGTGCTTTTTCAACAGTCTTTCTTTCATGAGGCATAAATTTTGATAGCCTCCCGTCATACTCCGCAAGCTTTTCTTTTATGTGTTTTTCCCTTTTTTCAGTGCGTCTTTTTTGCCAAATTTTTAAAAGAGACTTTATCCTTGTTTGGCCCCATATTTCAACTATTTTTGCATTTGGATCCTCCCAGTTTATTCGCTGTCTTTCAGTTGCAATAAGATCAAGATCACCATGCGCAACATAATCTAATTGAACTTGTCCTGTCATATATTCTATGGCATGTTGCCCACTTAAACCGCCAGTAAGATTAAAAAGAAATGGTCGCTGGGAAAGTTTTCCTTTTGTAAAAATAGTTATTCCCCGTAGCTCTTCTTCTTTTATTGTTTCTTCATAAAACCCAATTCTCCAAAATAGAGCTTGGCCATTGTCCATTTCTTCAAGCCCCCAACCATCCTCGTCAACTTCAAGCAATTTTTCTGGTTTTTCTTCTTCTTTATATTCTTTTGGGAAACAAAATTCCAGTGTATCTGAAAAACTTTCAGGAATTTCTTGATTATTGACCTTAATTTTGAAATCATCATATATCTGACTTAACAAAAATCTCCTTGCCAATCCATTCATAAATTGTTCCACCGGAATACTGCGTCCCAACTTTAGGCTTTTCAAAGTAATTTTTGTGCCGTGGTTGTTTTTTCTTTGATCATCTGGAGCTTCAAAAAGTATTAATTCTATCTCCTTACCTTCAGTGCTTATATACTCATCTTCGGCCATAAGTTCATTTATGTTTAATGTAAAAATTGTGCGCTCGCCGGATTCTTTACTAATAGTTTCAACTTCTATTATTTCTGCAATACCAAATCCTGCAAATTTACCGATACCCTTTCGTCCCAAAAGCGGTCTTTCTTTTTTAGGACTTTTTTCATTAGAAAGAGCTTTAACCCTATTTCTGCCAACTAACAAAAAGAAATCTTGGCATTCCTGGAAAGTCATTCCCGCACCATCATCTTGAACAGTAATCACAGATTTTTGAGTCAACGACTGAGGCAAGGTGATTTCAACAATCTCAGAATCAGCATCCCATGAATTTGCAATCATTTCTGAAATAGCACTTGTTGGTGATTGATACATTTGTATCCCAAGATGTTCTAGGATTCTGCCGTGGAATTTAATAGTTAATTTTTGATTTACAGTATTTGCTGCCATGTTCCACCTTAATAATTAAATTATAAAATATTAACATAAAACAATCCATGTTGATTATAATACTAAATGTTTTTATTATTATATAGTTAGTCCAAATTTCTAAATATTTGCTATTAATATTTAATCTTACTATATAAAATTACTAATTAATTGGAGTAGAAAACCAAAAATTAACAATGACAGCCCTACTACACTAAAAGAATCATAGTTTTGAGCTTTTTTCTTTTCTTTCTCATCTATCTGCTCAAGAATCAGATGACTATGTCCTTCTTTATTTATATTTTCCGGCAATCCAAATTTAAATATCATACATGCTCCCACAATATCTAATATAAGCCCAAGGCTATTTAATATATTGCTTAATCCTACCATAATTTACCTCCTTATTGATCAATAATTTTTGGAAGTCCCACTTTTAGGCAGCTTTTCTATTACTTCTCTTATATTATTCACTGCTTGGTAATTTTTCACCTTCATGGATTGATATAGAATAAACTGTAAGAAACCTTCGATAAAATGTTCATCCAGAACAATTGGGGCCAAATATCCTCTGGCATTAGGGTATCCTATTCCTTCTTCATTTTTCCAATATAATCCAAGGCGTACTACATCATCTTTATTTTTGTTCTTGTGATTATATTTTCCACTAATAACAACAAAGGTATCATGAGAATAAACCTCTTTGACTTCTGTCCAATAAGATACCATTGTCATATAAGCCTCCCATTCATTTTTTATAAAATTTAACTTAATCTAAATTATACTATATGTGTATAATATTTTACAAACCACAAGAATCCACTATCGCTACATGCGTAAACTTATAAAGGTCTCGAGGAATTCCGCATTTTACCCCCGACGCATATCGGAAGTATCATAGAGCTGTTTAGCGAACGCAGGTGTAATCCCGCAGGATGCGGGATAGCGAGATGACCAGGATGTTCAGTTCGAGCGGTTAACCGAAGTGAGCCGTAACAGCTCATGATGCTGGAGATCAGCGCCCAGCATTTTCTTTTGCTGCTTTTCTTTATTGCGATGATAAAGAAAAGCAGATAGAGTTAAGTTCTTATATGCTGCGACAGCCACATTTTGATAAGAGCTGTCCTGGCCACACCTATTTTCCTTGCCTGCACATCTATTTCTTTTATCATATTCATGGGAATATCAATATTTATACGCTTCAAGGGTTTGTTGACTTTTATACTCTCAGTATCAAAGTGCCGCAAAACAGACTCCTTGCCCTCATCAAACTTTTTATCTAAATCAGCGGCGATAATTTTTGTTTGTTTTTTAGTTTTCATCATATATTCTCCTTTCTTCTTTTCGACTTATCCTGCAAGATATTATTCTTATTTTATTATTTCTAAAAGTAAAGATGCAGGTATAATATTTTTCATTAATTCTACCAATTATTAACTGCCTCGGTTCATCAAGATACTTAGCATTAAGTATGATATTATCTGCATGCCATAATTTTTTTGCTTCTTCAAAGTCAATTCCATGTTTATCTTTATTTATTAGCGATTTATTCTTATCATACTCAAATTTCATACTATTATAATACAATTATAATACAAATTTGTCATCAATGTTAAGAGCATTTGCATCCCCCGGCGCATTGCGTGGTCTTGTTTACATGTTTCATACTTCCCTTCGACTTTCTACTGTCATGTTTGGTCATACTTCGTCAGGCTCAGTATGACTCGACTCCACGATTCAACTTACCACCGAACACTTACCCCATATCCCTTAGTCATACTTCGTCAGGTTTACCCGGCGTAGCCAGGTCGAAATGACAGGGCATTGCGCAGGGATAATAG
The genomic region above belongs to Candidatus Margulisiibacteriota bacterium and contains:
- a CDS encoding NAD(+)/NADH kinase, producing MKRNKVALFVSPENQKKFAPEIRKISGILGKAGLDMVFYKEDEEKVLKGCKVLLTLGGVGTILRGSLVAARNNLFVLGISKGYLGFLSEIALEQLGEALKKFFSGEFSTDKRNFLKIKMEKQTSYALNELALKSSHIKMMELEVYLNDMYLTNYKADGLIVSTPTGSTAYNLSAGGPIIFPDTEVITITPICSHALTVRSLVVSAGDVITIRPKGPDIYAMIDGRETCNVKEEKIQVSFSKREVRFVRFSRQSFIDGLRNKLNWSGKI
- a CDS encoding ankyrin repeat domain-containing protein, encoding MLKNKIITCNPRIFVPPFLKKQLDSLGKGQNIFDSNTREEIINDLLFIKSTCPENWPGYVRLIIAAIGQNKEWDRESPGNKYALKSILVCLLNLRSDNLNNVADRLKRDFNRLNFEPETVPIIYEAHLVRELIEAVKQKDLSEVRKLMRQGADINCGIIKFYTALGWAIVDGSELIAREFISNKNLDVNAFVRGHQTALTVAITHHRPGIINMLLEHPDIDVNSEEPDGSTALAWACFKEEKNLVRRLLEFDELKINVKMAKNATLLVWAAGFEDTADIATKVLKLNRIDVNAADEDGQTAIIKSTYMGNTEVARAILNAPGIDLSIRDNSGYTAMDYAASKPDIKRMLENYAKK
- a CDS encoding ankyrin repeat domain-containing protein, producing MQKNKIIGCIAAIKPSEFLLGKFELLKTGRNIFAARDTWETLNELLRLKAGQGGLRKLFGSIKIKNPDLSLEFLTPDKKPDIDTTSEQTKTISKAKVSIYSCLTNLNEKNIDIVATVLSRDFHILGFEKHRSPARKDYLSFDLFKIVNNYNPDISGTHLWDIISQGADVNTRNENLRTPLFNAVACSAGTEALRILISVDDINVNTRDAFGNTALIMAVIMNKTEYVAELLRAPDIDISIENKDGKTALDIAREKDQHSIINLLTGFKPNKAGTTEPMVMPETTTVKERDIERNSELLETIMSYDYVSGGELKLKNLIARKTGLNYRNQLNRTPLIISVMENKVPVVKMLLRNDALDLNVQDYFGNTALHMAVAMNKPDIVRMLLSEPGLDLSLKNNSGKTALDIATEKNKNIMQEIIKYGQSAAS
- a CDS encoding DUF3795 domain-containing protein, whose amino-acid sequence is MNPKRYIGCCGAYCKTCKPFTAAVCGGCKIGFDTGRRDIGKAKCKIKLCCFKEHSFDTCADCSELGSCAIIGSWFAGNGYKYKKYKQAIEYIKKHGYPEFIKLADKWKNASGKYE
- a CDS encoding DUF1801 domain-containing protein, which produces MKDKKVDEYINKQKSPQKEICHKLREIIFKTFPDTKEEMKWGVPAYADGNYYFVALKDHVNLGFSIKGLSKDKIALFQGSGKTMRIIEVKSEKEINEKQIVKFLKMIR
- a CDS encoding HNH endonuclease — encoded protein: MAGNVNKDWSKEELAAAIDAYLFMLNKESSKAPFNKAEIRRNLQSGILKNRTESSIEFRMQNISAVMEALCLPRISGYLPAKNIGSNVFNKIKKILEDRKYIDPTKYEPTEDNDDYNTRASFLIKNIHPGKPVGVQYPEKVAQNTTVFKRDPLIKAWILNNADGICEKCKKNGPFIKDDNTSYLEVHHIKSLSDGGSDTIENTVALCPNCHRELHFSINKISLLKDLIKNIRRLKIP
- the vsr gene encoding DNA mismatch endonuclease Vsr, whose amino-acid sequence is MSDKFSKIKRSEIMSHITGKNTKPELVVRKYLFSYGYRYRLNDKSLPGSPDIVLRKYKTAIFIHGCFWHGHFECKKSALPETRKDFWFKKINSNIERDKSNIIKLTQLGWNPIVVWQCEIRNKKLIEERLSALLKQIKGVSK
- a CDS encoding DNA cytosine methyltransferase, which translates into the protein MSENLNLNAIDLFSGCGGLSVGMHKAGFNVIAAIEIAPAAVETYKLNHKKTNIFQEDIRSFNSQKMVDLLKGQPLHLLAGCPPCQGFSSVRRLNRKTPASDDRNNLVKEYFRLIDELKPLTIMMENVPALKDYGLFQKIVKRLKKDYKIDLDVVDIKDYGIAQRRKRLVMVGSRLGVIDIAKRKYPKMTVRKVIEKLESVHSSNDPAHKITTMHTDKILEMIKLIPLDGGSRKDLPKKYILDCHKKKNIGFNDIYGRLRWDDYSTTITGGCLNPSKGRFLHPEEHRAITIREAALIQSFPRRYKFPVDKISKTNLALQIGNALPPKFSKIQCSNIKKHIEYHLKNDQSVR
- a CDS encoding ATP-binding protein; the encoded protein is MAANTVNQKLTIKFHGRILEHLGIQMYQSPTSAISEMIANSWDADSEIVEITLPQSLTQKSVITVQDDGAGMTFQECQDFFLLVGRNRVKALSNEKSPKKERPLLGRKGIGKFAGFGIAEIIEVETISKESGERTIFTLNINELMAEDEYISTEGKEIELILFEAPDDQRKNNHGTKITLKSLKLGRSIPVEQFMNGLARRFLLSQIYDDFKIKVNNQEIPESFSDTLEFCFPKEYKEEEKPEKLLEVDEDGWGLEEMDNGQALFWRIGFYEETIKEEELRGITIFTKGKLSQRPFLFNLTGGLSGQHAIEYMTGQVQLDYVAHGDLDLIATERQRINWEDPNAKIVEIWGQTRIKSLLKIWQKRRTEKREKHIKEKLAEYDGRLSKFMPHERKTVEKALTKLAGISAISVNQLNELSGSVITAWETGRLRELIHSISEADDINSDMFIGLLLESDVLTALNMAEAIKTKISAIIELKKLIQGRELENKLRDYLYEKPWIISPEWEKFEKEKSIENIVKKAGETNFNPENLYSGRVDLVLSSGTQLLIIEFMRPGLEIDRDHINRFNDYVLDIKTALKANSGLRFNSVNGYLIADNTKISPANIEKIDELERKGLYALSWDLLLRRSIKQWEIYLDILKRRNPTDDRIKNL
- a CDS encoding CopG family transcriptional regulator — encoded protein: MMKTKKQTKIIAADLDKKFDEGKESVLRHFDTESIKVNKPLKRINIDIPMNMIKEIDVQARKIGVARTALIKMWLSQHIRT
- a CDS encoding BrnT family toxin yields the protein MKFEYDKNKSLINKDKHGIDFEEAKKLWHADNIILNAKYLDEPRQLIIGRINEKYYTCIFTFRNNKIRIISCRISRKEERRIYDEN